The following proteins are co-located in the Nerophis ophidion isolate RoL-2023_Sa linkage group LG04, RoL_Noph_v1.0, whole genome shotgun sequence genome:
- the nf2b gene encoding NF2, moesin-ezrin-radixin like (MERLIN) tumor suppressor b isoform X2: MSILGLKKKQPKTFKVKVTTMDAEMEFSCEVKWKGKDLFDLVCRTVGLRETWFFGLRYTVKDTHAWLKPDKRVLDQEVPKDSPITFHFLAKFFPEKVEEELVQEITQHLFFLQVKKQILDEEIFCSPEASVLLASYAVQAKYGDYDPNFHKPGFLAQDELLPKTVLMQYQMTAGMWEEKITAWYAEHRGIARDEAEMEYLKIAQDLEMYGVSYFDITQNKRDTDLLLGVDAQGLHIYSPNSKLTPNKSFPWSGIRNISYSEKEFTIKPLDKKKDVFKFYSSQLRVNKLILQLCIGNHDLFMRRRKVDSIEVQQMKAQAKEEKARKKMERQILAREKQMREEAERAKEDMERRLFQLQDEARLANEALLRSEETADLLAEKAQIAEEEAKLLAHKAAEAEQERQRLEVTAMKTKEEKRLMEQKMREAEQLAVKLVEQSERRLKEADHLKQDLTEAKDAERRAKQKLLEITKTTYPLIAAYSAPPAPPAPPEAADFAYEATSSRVDFKDSDMKRLSMEIERERLEYMEKSKHLQDQLKELKTEIESLKLEEQQQQQQQQQQQQQQQQASMYGLHGDARAYIPEPVYIPHSNRNSAYMSQMAFFEEV; this comes from the exons GTCAAGTGGAAAGGCAAAGACTTGTTTGACTTGGTGTGTCGCACGGTGGGCTTGAGGGAGACGTGGTTCTTTGGGCTTCGCTACACGGTGAAGGACACCCACGCCTGGCTCAAACCTGACAAACGA GTGCTGGATCAGGAGGTCCCCAAAGACTCGCCCATTACGTTTCACTTCTTGGCCAAGTTCTTCCCggagaaagtagaagaagaattGGTGCAAGAAATCACACAGCACCTCTTCTTCTTACAG gtgaAAAAACAAATCTTAGACGAGGAGATATTCTGTTCTCCAGAAGCTTCTGTTCTTCTGGCCTCCTACGCTGTCCAAGCCAAG TACGGCGATTATGACCCCAACTTTCACAAGCCTGGCTTCCTGGCTCAGGATGAACTTCTGCCAAAGACA GTTCTGATGCAGTACCAGATGACAGCTGGCATGTGGGAGGAGAAGATCACAGCGTGGTACGCCGAGCACAGAGGCATCGCCAG GGATGAAGCTGAGATGGAGTACCTGAAGATCGCTCAGGACCTTGAGATGTACGGCGTCAGCTACTTTGACATCACT CAAAACAAGAGAGACACAGACTTGTTACTGGGGGTGGACGCGCAGGGTCTCCACATTTACAGCCCCAACAGCAAGCTGACCCCCAACAAGTCGTTCCCATGGAGCGGCATTCGCAACATCTCCTACAGCGAAAAAGAG TTCACCATCAAGCCTCTGGACAAGAAGAAAGATGTGTTCAAGTTCTACTCATCTCAGCTGCGCGTCAACAAGCTG ATCTTGCAGCTGTGCATCGGCAACCATGATCTGTTCATGAGGAGGAGGAAAGTGGACTCCATCGAGGTGCAGCAGATGAAGGCTCAGGCCAAAGAGGAGAAGGCCCGTAAGAAG ATGGAGCGACAGATCCTGGCGCGGGAGAAACAGATGAGGGAGGAGGCGGAGAGAGCGAAAGAGGATATGGAACGCAGACTTTTCCAGCTGCAGGATGAGGCACGGCTTGCCAACGAGGCGCTG CTGCGCTCCGAGGAGACAGCGGACCTGCTGGCCGAAAAAGCGCAGATCGCCGAAGAGGAGGCCAAGCTGCTGGCCCACAAGGCCGCCGAGGCCGAGCAGGAGAGGCAGAGGTTAGAGGTCACCGCCATGAAGACCAAGGAGGAGAAAAGACTGATGGAGCAGAAGATGAGGGAGGCGGAGCAGCTGGCCGTCAAACTGGTGGAGCAGTCTGAGCGCAG ACTGAAGGAGGCGGATCACCTGAAACAGGACCTGACTGAGGCCAAGGACGCCGAGAGGAGGGCCAAGCAGAAGCTGCTGGAGATCACCAAGACCACATACCCT CTCATAGCGGCATATTCCGCTCCTCCCGCGCCACCTGCTCCTCCTGAGGCCGCCGACTTCGCCTACGAAGCCACGTCCTCGCGTGTCGACTTCAAAGACTCGGACATGAAGAGGCTGTCCATGGAGATCGAGAGGGAGAG GCTGGAGTACATGGAGAAGAGTAAACACCTGCAGGACCAACTCAAGGAGCTCAAAACTGAGATTGAGTCTCTGAAGCtggaggagcagcagcagcagcagcagcagcaacaacaacaacaacaacaacagcaggctAGCATGTAtggtctccatggtgatgccAGGGCATACATCCCAGAACCCGTATACATTCCTCACAGCAAC
- the nf2b gene encoding NF2, moesin-ezrin-radixin like (MERLIN) tumor suppressor b isoform X1 translates to MSILGLKKKQPKTFKVKVTTMDAEMEFSCEVKWKGKDLFDLVCRTVGLRETWFFGLRYTVKDTHAWLKPDKRVLDQEVPKDSPITFHFLAKFFPEKVEEELVQEITQHLFFLQVKKQILDEEIFCSPEASVLLASYAVQAKYGDYDPNFHKPGFLAQDELLPKTVLMQYQMTAGMWEEKITAWYAEHRGIARDEAEMEYLKIAQDLEMYGVSYFDITQNKRDTDLLLGVDAQGLHIYSPNSKLTPNKSFPWSGIRNISYSEKEFHVFQFTIKPLDKKKDVFKFYSSQLRVNKLILQLCIGNHDLFMRRRKVDSIEVQQMKAQAKEEKARKKMERQILAREKQMREEAERAKEDMERRLFQLQDEARLANEALLRSEETADLLAEKAQIAEEEAKLLAHKAAEAEQERQRLEVTAMKTKEEKRLMEQKMREAEQLAVKLVEQSERRLKEADHLKQDLTEAKDAERRAKQKLLEITKTTYPLIAAYSAPPAPPAPPEAADFAYEATSSRVDFKDSDMKRLSMEIERERLEYMEKSKHLQDQLKELKTEIESLKLEEQQQQQQQQQQQQQQQQASMYGLHGDARAYIPEPVYIPHSNRNSAYMSQMAFFEEV, encoded by the exons GTCAAGTGGAAAGGCAAAGACTTGTTTGACTTGGTGTGTCGCACGGTGGGCTTGAGGGAGACGTGGTTCTTTGGGCTTCGCTACACGGTGAAGGACACCCACGCCTGGCTCAAACCTGACAAACGA GTGCTGGATCAGGAGGTCCCCAAAGACTCGCCCATTACGTTTCACTTCTTGGCCAAGTTCTTCCCggagaaagtagaagaagaattGGTGCAAGAAATCACACAGCACCTCTTCTTCTTACAG gtgaAAAAACAAATCTTAGACGAGGAGATATTCTGTTCTCCAGAAGCTTCTGTTCTTCTGGCCTCCTACGCTGTCCAAGCCAAG TACGGCGATTATGACCCCAACTTTCACAAGCCTGGCTTCCTGGCTCAGGATGAACTTCTGCCAAAGACA GTTCTGATGCAGTACCAGATGACAGCTGGCATGTGGGAGGAGAAGATCACAGCGTGGTACGCCGAGCACAGAGGCATCGCCAG GGATGAAGCTGAGATGGAGTACCTGAAGATCGCTCAGGACCTTGAGATGTACGGCGTCAGCTACTTTGACATCACT CAAAACAAGAGAGACACAGACTTGTTACTGGGGGTGGACGCGCAGGGTCTCCACATTTACAGCCCCAACAGCAAGCTGACCCCCAACAAGTCGTTCCCATGGAGCGGCATTCGCAACATCTCCTACAGCGAAAAAGAG TTTCATGTGTTTCAGTTCACCATCAAGCCTCTGGACAAGAAGAAAGATGTGTTCAAGTTCTACTCATCTCAGCTGCGCGTCAACAAGCTG ATCTTGCAGCTGTGCATCGGCAACCATGATCTGTTCATGAGGAGGAGGAAAGTGGACTCCATCGAGGTGCAGCAGATGAAGGCTCAGGCCAAAGAGGAGAAGGCCCGTAAGAAG ATGGAGCGACAGATCCTGGCGCGGGAGAAACAGATGAGGGAGGAGGCGGAGAGAGCGAAAGAGGATATGGAACGCAGACTTTTCCAGCTGCAGGATGAGGCACGGCTTGCCAACGAGGCGCTG CTGCGCTCCGAGGAGACAGCGGACCTGCTGGCCGAAAAAGCGCAGATCGCCGAAGAGGAGGCCAAGCTGCTGGCCCACAAGGCCGCCGAGGCCGAGCAGGAGAGGCAGAGGTTAGAGGTCACCGCCATGAAGACCAAGGAGGAGAAAAGACTGATGGAGCAGAAGATGAGGGAGGCGGAGCAGCTGGCCGTCAAACTGGTGGAGCAGTCTGAGCGCAG ACTGAAGGAGGCGGATCACCTGAAACAGGACCTGACTGAGGCCAAGGACGCCGAGAGGAGGGCCAAGCAGAAGCTGCTGGAGATCACCAAGACCACATACCCT CTCATAGCGGCATATTCCGCTCCTCCCGCGCCACCTGCTCCTCCTGAGGCCGCCGACTTCGCCTACGAAGCCACGTCCTCGCGTGTCGACTTCAAAGACTCGGACATGAAGAGGCTGTCCATGGAGATCGAGAGGGAGAG GCTGGAGTACATGGAGAAGAGTAAACACCTGCAGGACCAACTCAAGGAGCTCAAAACTGAGATTGAGTCTCTGAAGCtggaggagcagcagcagcagcagcagcagcaacaacaacaacaacaacaacagcaggctAGCATGTAtggtctccatggtgatgccAGGGCATACATCCCAGAACCCGTATACATTCCTCACAGCAAC